From the genome of Parcubacteria group bacterium CG10_big_fil_rev_8_21_14_0_10_36_14:
TAAAACCATCTTTTTTTATTTCTTGCGCACTATATCCGAATTCATGCAAAAGATGCAAATTTGTTATAATAATTTCATATTCTAAATCCGGATCTTTTTCAATCCTTCTAATAATTGGGCGAATATATCCATATTCTCCTCTTGACCCCGTAATTATAGCTATTTTTCGTGACATAATTTATTTCAATAAAAAACGGGCGATTTCTAGATCAAACAGTGTATTTATATCTACGCCCTCTTTTTCTTCAACTACTATAAATGCACTTTTTCCTCCTAAAATTTTGCCACTTTCCTTTAAAACGCTTGATTTAATAATATACCCTACTCCCGCCTCTTTGTAAAGTGGATCTCTTTCCTGGCTTCTACGCGAAGCATTAGAAAAAAGCGGCGCCCAGTGGCTATCTTTATTAATCAGCCAAAAGTAGCTTCTATCTTCAATAACAGTACCTACCGAGTCAAATCCTTCATCAATAACCTTATATATCATCTTCTCAATCGTATGCTGTTCTCGCATTGGAGAAGTCGGCTCAAGCAATAAAAGATAATCAAAAATCTCGCCTTTTATTAAAAACTCATCTAAAACATTTATTAAAACCGGTTCTGTTTTTATCATATCTCCAGACAGCTCTGCTGAACGCTTTAATGCTTCCGCTCCATAAGCGGACGCTATAGACAAAATTTTCTCACTATCTGAAGAAACAACAATCTTATCAATTATAGAAATTTTTTTAGCTAATTCAACCGAATATGCTAAAAGCGGTTTACCATTCAAATCGATGATATTTTTTTCAAGTATTCTTTTTGAGCCTCCACGCGCTGGGATAACAGCAACGATTTTTTTATTTTTATACATATTTACTCCAAATCATTCCATTGCAAAATAGCATTTTTTGCAATATCATGTTTAGTTTTACGACCAAACAAACCCTCTGAAAATATTTTATCTAAAAATTTTGCTGGTATGCCTGTACCCGGACGCGCAGCCCTCAAATTATGCGCACCAACTACTTCTCCGGCTCCTATGTCGTCCTTGGCTATAACGCTGTGATGAGCCCAATCGCGCACGTCCTGCTCTTCTTTGGTTATATTTTTTTCTGAAAAAAGTGTTTTCTCTACCTTTCTTATTGCGGAGACCAATTCTTTAAATTCTTCCGGATCTAATGACACGAGGTCGTCTGGTCCATGTAAATCACGAATTGTAAAATGTTTCTCAATCACTCGCGCACCTAACGCTACTGCAGCTATAGAGCTATAAATTTCTTTAGTATGATCCGAATGACCAATTAAAATTCCAAATTCTTTTTCTAAAATATTAATCAAATTCAAATTCAAATGCTCATAGTTAGCAGGATATTCGGATGTGCAGTTGGTTAGAACAAAATCAACACCTTCTTCCTTAAGTACAGCTACCGTTTCCCTAATTTCATCCATTGTACACATACCAGTTGAAACAATCATCGGTTTTCTCTTCTTGGCTATATGACGAATCATCGTAAGATTTGTCATTTCACCAGAACCGGTTTTAAATGCTTTAACTCCAATTTCATCCAAAATATCGGATGCTTCAATACAAAAGGGTGTACATAAATATTGTATCCCAATTTCATTACAATACTTCATTAATTCTTTGTGCTGTTCTTTTTCACCAATGTTAACTTTCGCCAAAATTTTGTCTAATGACCCTGCCCAAAAATTAATAACATTGGGAACCATTTCTATTTCCGGAATATGTAATTGAAATTTGGCAATATCGGCCCCGACATTTTTTGCCATCCTTATAAGCTCCTTAGCATTTTCCATATTTCCCATATGTTCGCATGCAATTTCAGCTATAACAACAACTGGGGTAGTTTTTCCAATAATAATATTTCCAAATTTTATATCTTTCATAAATTTTATATATCCATCTTTTTTAAATAAAGCCCCGTCATGGATGGGGCTTAAAAAATTATTTTTTCATCTGGGTTCCAGATAGAATACCTTCGTCCCCATTTAATTTTAATTTTCTTACATTATGATAAGTAGGAAAAGCCTCCATTAAAATTCTCCACCGTTTATATAAATCTTCACGCGAACACCATGGTGTATTAATCTGAACAACCTCAGGTGTCACGGCAGCATAAGAAACGGTCACTAACGTATCTGTGCTATCAGGAAATACAAGATACCCAAATTTTTCACAAAATTCATAAAGTTCTGTACCAGGAAGTGGCGTAGTAATCAATGGGGTTATACCCTTAGACCCCATATAATGAAACTTTTCTAAAAATTTTAATGTCTTCTCAAAGCTTCTCTCGTCTTCACCTTGAATATAAGAGTTCCCTTTACTGTCTCTAAAATAAAACTCTTCGTATTTTGGTACATTTCGATAACTTGATCTTTTTATTTTTCCACCCGGATAACCAACGATCAAAAAGCAACTGAACGGAAGTTTCGCCTCGTTGCACCAATCAGCTACCTGAAGCGCCTGATCTAAATGTTGAAAAGCATTAAACTTATTCATGGCTACGAGTATTCGCTCATCACCAGACTCTACTGGCAAATAAAGAATTTCCACTCCTGCTCGCGCTATTGCAAAAACAACTTCTTTGTCCATCTTCTCCAACATAACACCATTTGGAAAGGTACATTTCAGATCATGTCCTTTTTCTCGAATTTTTGCAATACCGTCTA
Proteins encoded in this window:
- a CDS encoding CMP-N-acetlyneuraminic acid synthetase codes for the protein MYKNKKIVAVIPARGGSKRILEKNIIDLNGKPLLAYSVELAKKISIIDKIVVSSDSEKILSIASAYGAEALKRSAELSGDMIKTEPVLINVLDEFLIKGEIFDYLLLLEPTSPMREQHTIEKMIYKVIDEGFDSVGTVIEDRSYFWLINKDSHWAPLFSNASRRSQERDPLYKEAGVGYIIKSSVLKESGKILGGKSAFIVVEEKEGVDINTLFDLEIARFLLK
- a CDS encoding CMP-N-acetylneuraminic acid synthetase gives rise to the protein MKDIKFGNIIIGKTTPVVVIAEIACEHMGNMENAKELIRMAKNVGADIAKFQLHIPEIEMVPNVINFWAGSLDKILAKVNIGEKEQHKELMKYCNEIGIQYLCTPFCIEASDILDEIGVKAFKTGSGEMTNLTMIRHIAKKRKPMIVSTGMCTMDEIRETVAVLKEEGVDFVLTNCTSEYPANYEHLNLNLINILEKEFGILIGHSDHTKEIYSSIAAVALGARVIEKHFTIRDLHGPDDLVSLDPEEFKELVSAIRKVEKTLFSEKNITKEEQDVRDWAHHSVIAKDDIGAGEVVGAHNLRAARPGTGIPAKFLDKIFSEGLFGRKTKHDIAKNAILQWNDLE